The following proteins come from a genomic window of Leguminivora glycinivorella isolate SPB_JAAS2020 chromosome 6, LegGlyc_1.1, whole genome shotgun sequence:
- the LOC125227446 gene encoding adenylate kinase isoenzyme 5 has protein sequence MGICLDTEQNNEEVETTGANTRRESTWAGRATPPAAAFPMQNSSHVKFEPPAVPVIFILGGPGSGKVTHCDNLMQERRGLVHVNMTDLLQQYAIGNDMQDFGTLSSKTVTEVLMLEMKMAPTAKTYLVSGYPRSMRDVAEYSDKIQTISGVVLVSWRQRVLERQIEYGARLGHVVLSLARMELNNFYRSVMPVAEYFDQSGMLIAVNGERNPEEVYKDFRAAVLQILGSVEDQSTMNGVSGVGVGAGGIPGEIVGVEPAQQAGMRERVRAEVLPIMPNGDARVASPKAEVIRVKGASTTPGILWVVGGPGSNKAALCQRCVTLRPGWTHFSLGQRLRSLADAGGGPASDGALARTAISGGELAPRDLVTQLVRTAVVEGGRGTGLLLDGYPRDLEQMEQFQKEFRVSPRMVLLDCSKLQLGRGRRDDSVAAFRRRLEVFRELSLPMLKTLDQHHRLVIVDGDTDSSDVQAEFMKVVQEEMEKAEAIATMPPEPTEMPTTPKSDMSSSMQQFTHAMSRMGENLANGFANGGLRNGTVGNGTIPNGNVGNGFIGMANNKVKPVINNVAKIPTVSQMTHEEVRRLYEQSSGEVMTLNTHM, from the exons AACAAAACAATGAAGAGGTGGAGACAACAGGCGCGAATACGCGGCGCGAGAGCACCTGGGCGGGCCGCGCCACTCCCCCCGCTGCCGCATTCCCCATGCAGAACTCTAGTCACGTCAAGTTCGAGCCCCCGGCCGTCCCTGTCATATTCATACTGG GCGGGCCAGGCAGCGGAAAGGTGACACACTGCGATAACCTGATGCAGGAGAGACGTGGCCTCGTGCACGTCAACATGACAGATCTTCTGCAACAGTATGCCATCGGGAATG ATATGCAAGATTTCGGCACACTATCGAGCAAGACTGTGACCGAAGTGttaatgttggagatgaagatGGCGCCCACAGCCAAGACTTACCTGGTCTCCGGGTACCCGAGATCTATGAGGGACGTCGCTGAATACTCTGATAAG ATCCAGACTATAAGCGGCGTGGTGCTAGTCAGTTGGCGCCAACGGGTACTGGAGCGCCAAATCGAGTATGGCGCCCGTCTCGGTCACGTTGTACTCAGTTTGGCGCGGATGGAGCTCAACAACTTCTACAGAAGCGTCATGCCGGTGGCTGAATACTTTGATCAGAGCGGGATGCTTATAGCG GTAAACGGCGAGCGCAACCCCGAAGAAGTCTACAAGGACTTCCGCGCCGCCGTCCTCCAGATCCTGGGCTCGGTAGAGGACCAGTCGACCATGAACGGCGTCAGCGGCGTCGGCGTCGGCGCCGGCGGGATTCCCGGCGAGATCGTCGGCGTGGAGCCGGCGCAGCAGGCGGGCATGCGCGAGCGCGTGCGCGCGGAGGTGCTGCCGATTATGCCGAACGGGGACGCGAGAGTCGCTAGTCCGAAG GCTGAAGTGATAAGAGTGAAAGGCGCCTCAACGACACCCGGCATCTTGTGGGTGGTGGGAGGACCGGGTAGCAACAAAGCAGCGCTGTGTCAGCGATGTGTGACTCTTCGACCAGGATGGACGCACTTCAG CCTCGGTCAACGCCTACGGTCCCTCGCTGACGCTGGCGGCGGGCCGGCGTCAGACGGGGCGCTAGCCCGCACCGCCATCAGCGGGGGCGAGCTGGCTCCGCGGGACCTGGTGACGCAGCTGGTGCGAACAGCTGTGGTGGAGGGTGGGAGAGGGACGGGGCTGCTGCTGGATGGCTATCCGAGGGATTTGGAGCAGATGGAGCAGTTCCAAAAAGAG TTCCGCGTATCACCGCGCATGGTTCTCCTGGACTGCTCAAAGCTGCAACTCGGTCGCGGGCGAAGAGATGATTCCGTGGCGGCCTTCCGGCGGCGGCTGGAGGTGTTTAGAGAGCTCAGCCTGCCTATGCTGAAGACTCTGGACCAGCACCATCGACTTGTTATT GTGGACGGCGATACAGACTCGTCTGACGTACAAGCGGAGTTCATGAAAGTAGTCCAAGAAGAAATGGAGAAAGCAGAAGCCATCGCTACAATGCCACCGGAGCCGACGGAGATGCCAACTACGCCCAAATCAG ACATGTCGTCGTCAATGCAGCAGTTCACCCACGCCATGTCTCGCATGGGCGAGAACCTAGCCAACGGCTTCGCCAACGGCGGCCTGCGGAACGGGACCGTGGGCAACGGGACCATTCCCAACGGGAACGTGGGCAATGGGTTCATTGGCATGGCCAATAATAAG GtaaaaccagtaataaataatgtagCAAAAATCCCAACTGTGTCCCAAATGACCCACGAAGAGGTCAGAAGACTCTACGAACAGAGCTCAGGAGAGGTGATGACCCTTAACACACACATGTGA